From Streptomyces chrestomyceticus JCM 4735, one genomic window encodes:
- a CDS encoding HD domain-containing protein, translated as MTPEPSPQSCPPPSPSPPPPTPPPDLTATRRSTHTAHTTHTHIAGIPLPDSALAREATDLIRDTTDELLYHHSRRVYLFGARHGRERDLPFDAELLYVAALFHSLGLTDRFHGSRQRFELDGADEARSFLAARGVPPARTRLTWQAIALHTTPQIPHRMAPEIALLAVGYELDVLGIGYATLPPDTRNEILTAHPRPGFKRHILRAYHRALAHRPETAAGTPQADVLARLDPDHIRPDFVRILEDSAWPE; from the coding sequence ATGACGCCCGAGCCCAGCCCCCAGTCCTGCCCCCCACCCTCTCCCTCACCCCCACCCCCAACCCCACCCCCAGACCTCACCGCAACCCGCCGCTCCACCCACACAGCCCACACCACCCACACCCACATCGCCGGCATCCCCCTCCCGGACTCCGCCCTGGCCAGAGAGGCCACCGACCTGATCCGGGACACCACCGACGAACTGCTCTACCACCACTCCCGCCGGGTCTACCTCTTCGGCGCCCGGCACGGCCGCGAGCGGGACCTGCCCTTCGACGCGGAGCTCCTCTACGTAGCCGCCCTCTTCCACAGCCTCGGCCTGACCGACCGGTTCCACGGCTCCCGGCAGCGCTTCGAACTGGACGGCGCCGACGAAGCCCGCAGCTTCCTCGCGGCCCGAGGAGTCCCACCGGCCCGCACCCGCCTCACCTGGCAGGCCATCGCCCTGCACACGACCCCGCAGATCCCCCACCGCATGGCCCCGGAGATCGCCCTCCTCGCGGTCGGCTACGAACTCGACGTCCTCGGCATCGGCTACGCCACCCTCCCGCCGGACACCCGCAACGAGATCCTCACGGCCCACCCCCGCCCCGGCTTCAAGCGCCACATCCTCCGCGCCTACCACCGGGCCCTCGCCCACCGCCCGGAAACCGCCGCGGGCACCCCCCAGGCCGACGTCCTGGCTCGCCTCGATCCGGACCACATCCGTCCGGACTTCGTACGGATCCTCGAAGACTCCGCCTGGCCCGAGTAG
- a CDS encoding SSI family serine proteinase inhibitor produces the protein MPYRRLSRFVTAATTVSTTSTVTAALAALGVLALTAPVAASAPVSPASPASLATPAAPADLSIGSSPRTAPLPHPSRSSDHLTITVSDSGKAATNGTYELYCHPARGTHTDARGACDKLDSLSRWGKDLFAGVPKGSKCTMQYGGPATAHVTGTWAGRPVNAQFSRADGCEISRWNRFVPVLPSVAS, from the coding sequence ATGCCGTACCGCCGGCTGTCCCGCTTCGTCACGGCTGCCACCACCGTCTCCACCACCTCCACCGTCACTGCCGCCCTCGCCGCCCTCGGCGTCCTCGCGCTGACGGCCCCGGTCGCCGCATCGGCCCCGGTCTCACCCGCATCCCCGGCGTCCCTAGCCACCCCCGCCGCCCCCGCCGACCTCTCCATCGGCTCCTCGCCCCGCACCGCCCCCCTCCCCCACCCCTCGCGCTCCTCCGACCACCTCACCATCACGGTCAGCGACTCCGGCAAGGCGGCCACGAACGGTACGTACGAGCTGTACTGCCACCCGGCGCGCGGCACCCACACCGACGCGCGCGGCGCCTGCGACAAGCTCGACAGCCTGTCGCGGTGGGGCAAGGATCTGTTCGCGGGTGTGCCGAAGGGCAGCAAGTGCACGATGCAGTACGGGGGCCCCGCCACCGCACACGTCACCGGGACGTGGGCGGGACGCCCCGTCAACGCCCAGTTCAGCCGCGCCGACGGATGTGAGATCAGCCGCTGGAACCGGTTCGTGCCGGTGCTGCCCTCGGTCGCTTCGTGA